In Pseudomonas fakonensis, one DNA window encodes the following:
- a CDS encoding DUF3077 domain-containing protein yields the protein MTDQPRQHHTAGVTTYMELYSIQPGIPFEHAFGELSVLLGCIRHLTCEAEMESDLIAGSSARILSAMAKALIYDMEIGMNRST from the coding sequence ATGACCGACCAACCTCGCCAACACCACACCGCCGGTGTCACCACCTACATGGAGCTCTACAGCATCCAGCCCGGCATCCCCTTCGAGCACGCCTTCGGCGAGCTGTCCGTCCTGCTCGGCTGCATCCGCCACCTCACCTGCGAAGCCGAAATGGAAAGCGACCTGATCGCTGGCAGCTCCGCACGCATCCTAAGCGCCATGGCCAAAGCGCTGATCTACGACATGGAAATCGGCATGAACCGCAGCACCTGA